The Corylus avellana chromosome ca8, CavTom2PMs-1.0 genome has a segment encoding these proteins:
- the LOC132190834 gene encoding cyclic nucleotide-gated ion channel 17-like has product MGNCFVISGIVMLQYYEALGIVILGCEEFLYQFRRLHSKKLQHTFRFYSYHWRTWAACFIQVAWRRYKKRTLAKNLGMRESFSYSVDGHVADETEQDEEEHPAASSYAASQAKQNLGVTMLASRFAANTRRGAQKVKDVQLPKLQKPEEPDFSMEPEDE; this is encoded by the exons ATGGGGAATT GTTTTGTTATATCAGGAATTGTAATGTTACAATATTATGAGGCTTTAGGAATTGTTATATTAGGTTGTGAGGAATTTTTATATCAG TTTAGACGTCTCCATAGTAAAAAGCTACAGCACACTTTCCGCTTTTACTCTTACCATTGGAGGACATGGGCTGCCTGCTTCATTCAGGTTGCTTGGCGTCGATACAAGAAGAGGACTCTGGCAAAGAACCTTGGCATGAGAGAGTCATTCTCATATAGTGTTGATGGGCATGTAGCTGATGAAACTGAACAAGATGAGGAGGAGCATCCTGCTGCATCTTCATACGCCGCCTCGCAAGCAAAACAGAACTTGGGTGTCACAATGCTGGCTTCAAGGTTTGCTGCAAACACAAGGAGAGGAGCTCAGAAAGTCAAGGATGTTCAATTGCCTAAATTGCAGAAGCCTGAAGAACCAGACTTCTCAATGGAGCCAGAAGATGAATAG
- the LOC132189326 gene encoding serine/arginine-rich splicing factor RSZ22 isoform X1, translated as MTRIYVGNLDPRVTERDLEDEFRVFGVIESVWVARRPPGYAFIDFEDRRDADDAIRELDGKNGWRVELSHNSRGGGGGGRGGGGRGRSGGSDLKCYECGEPGHFARECRLRVGSGRRRSRTPPRYRRSPSYGRRSYSPRGRSPRRRSLTPRGRSYSRSPPYRAREELPYANGNGLRDRRRSRS; from the exons ATGACTCGCATATATGTTGGAAACTTGGATCCACGAGTTACTGAGCGGGATCTTGAAGATGAATTTCGTGTTTTTGGAGTTATAGAAAG TGTATGGGTTGCACGGAGACCACCAGGTTATGCCTTTATTGACTTTGAGGACCGTAGGGATGCAGATGATGCCATCCGTGAGTTAGATG GCAAGAATGGCTGGAGAGTTGAGCTTTCTCACAACTCTAGAGGTGGTGGGGGTGGTGGTCGTGGAGGAGGGGGTCGTGGTCGCTCTGGAGGCTCTGATTTGAAGTGTTATGAGTGTGGTGAGCCTGGTCATTTTGCTCGTGAATGCCGTCTGCGTGTCGGTTCAGGAAGACGTCGCAGTCGCACTCCCCCTCGATATCGGAGGAGCCCAAGTTATGGTCGAAG GAGTTACAGTCCCCGTGGACGTTCCCCTAGACGCCGTAGTTTGACACCTCGTGGACGCAGCTACAGTAGGTCACCACCATATCGTGCACGTGAGGAATTGCCATATGCTAATGG AAATGGTCTAAGGGATCGACGCCGAAGCAGGAGCTGA
- the LOC132189326 gene encoding serine/arginine-rich splicing factor RSZ22 isoform X2, with product MTRIYVGNLDPRVTERDLEDEFRVFGVIESVWVARRPPGYAFIDFEDRRDADDAIRELDGKNGWRVELSHNSRGGGGGGRGGGGRGRSGGSDLKCYECGEPGHFARECRLRVGSGRRRSRTPPRYRRSPSYGRSPRGRSPRRRSLTPRGRSYSRSPPYRAREELPYANGNGLRDRRRSRS from the exons ATGACTCGCATATATGTTGGAAACTTGGATCCACGAGTTACTGAGCGGGATCTTGAAGATGAATTTCGTGTTTTTGGAGTTATAGAAAG TGTATGGGTTGCACGGAGACCACCAGGTTATGCCTTTATTGACTTTGAGGACCGTAGGGATGCAGATGATGCCATCCGTGAGTTAGATG GCAAGAATGGCTGGAGAGTTGAGCTTTCTCACAACTCTAGAGGTGGTGGGGGTGGTGGTCGTGGAGGAGGGGGTCGTGGTCGCTCTGGAGGCTCTGATTTGAAGTGTTATGAGTGTGGTGAGCCTGGTCATTTTGCTCGTGAATGCCGTCTGCGTGTCGGTTCAGGAAGACGTCGCAGTCGCACTCCCCCTCGATATCGGAGGAGCCCAAGTTATGGTCGAAG TCCCCGTGGACGTTCCCCTAGACGCCGTAGTTTGACACCTCGTGGACGCAGCTACAGTAGGTCACCACCATATCGTGCACGTGAGGAATTGCCATATGCTAATGG AAATGGTCTAAGGGATCGACGCCGAAGCAGGAGCTGA
- the LOC132189636 gene encoding probable cyclic nucleotide-gated ion channel 14, with the protein MEFKKVRFYNDEKQNPKFPWERNDTQKHVEKPLPAYKVAAPLLKPEGGGIGDGKQSTSKTSKFGRLKAFPENHKLWQKGILDPGSDIFLQWNRIFMFFCLVALFVDPLFFYLPEVLNISDGSSCMTTDLNLGIVITCFRTIADMFYMLNMVIKFRTAYVSPSSRVFGRGELVMDPKMITRRYLRSEFFIDLMAALPLPQMVIWFILPAIKRSQADHTDNALVLIVLLQYFPRLYLIFPLSSQIIKATGVVTQTAWAGAAYNLLLYMLASHVLGASWYLLSIERHATCLRSECRNETSPVKCVLTYLGCDTVNKSDRVEWANTTIVFNNCNPDNTISFNYGIFQNAVTNNVVSSEFIEKYLYCLWFGLQNLSSYGQNLTTSTFIGETSFAILISILGLVLFAHLIGNMQTYLQSLTVRLEEWRLKRRDTEEWMKHRQLPQDLRERVRRFVQYKWLATRGVAEESILRALPTDLRRDIQRHLCLDLLLRVPFFSQMDSQLLDAICERLVSSLSTQGTYIVREGDPVTEMLFIIRGRLESSTTNGGRTGFFNSITLSPGDFCGEELLAWALLPKSSLNLPSSTRTVKALVEVEAFALRAEDLKFVANQFRRLHSKKLQHTFRFYSYHWRTWAACFIQVAWRRYKKRTLAKNLGMRESFSYSVDGHVADETEQDEEEHPAASSYAASQAKQNLGVTMLASRFAANTRRGAQKVKDVQLPKLQKPEEPDFSMEPEDE; encoded by the exons ATGGAGTTTAAGAAAGTGAG GTTTTACaatgatgaaaaacaaaatccgAAATTTCCCTGGGAGAGAAACGACACCCAGAAACACGTAGAAAAGCCTTTGCCGGCATACAAGGTAGCCGCGCCTTTGTTGAAACCAGAAGGCGGTGGTATTGGTGATGGAAAACAGAGTACTAGTAAAACTTCCAAGTTTGGGAGATTGAAGGCTTTCCCAGAGAATCATAAGCTATGGCAGAAGGGAATTCTTGATCCTGGAAGTGACATTTTCCTTCAGTGGAACAGGATTTTCATGTTCTTTTGCTTGGTCGCACTCTTTGTTGATCCACTTTTTTTCTACCTTCCGGAGGTGTTAAACATCAGTGATGGTTCCTCGTGTATGACAACTGATTTGAATCTGGGAATCGTGATAACATGTTTTCGGACAATTGCCGATATGTTTTATATGTTGAATATGGTCATAAAGTTCCGTACAGCTTATGTGTCGCCAAGTTCAAGAGTTTTTGGGAGGGGTGAGCTTGTCATGGATCCGAAGATGATTACAAGGAGGTATTTAAGATCAGAATTCTTCATAGATCTCATGGCTGCACTGCCCCTTCCTCAG ATGGTGATATGGTTTATTCTCCCAGCAATTAAACGCTCACAGGCTGATCATACTGACAATGCCCTTGTACTGATAGTTCTCCTCCAATATTTTCCCCGACTATATCTCATTTTCCCACTAAGTTCTCAGATTATCAAAGCCACTGGTGTAGTCACACAAACAGCTTGGGCTGGGGCTGCATATAATCTCCTACTATACATGTTAGCTAGTCAT GTCTTAGGGGCCTCATGGTATCTGTTGTCCATTGAACGACATGCGACATGCTTGAGATCGGAATGCAGAAATGAAACTAGCCCTGTAAAATGTGTCCTTACTTACTTGGGTTGTGATACTGTGAACAAAAGCGATCGTGTGGAATGGGCAAACACTACTATTGTGTTTAATAACTGCAATCCAGATAACACTATCAGCTTCAATTATGGCATATTTCAAAATGCAGTGACAAATAATGTTGTCTCCTCTGAATTTATAGAGAAGTATCTCTATTGTCTATGGTTTGGTTTACAGAACTTGAG TAGCTACGGCCAGAATTTAACCACAAGCACGTTTATTGGGGAAACTTCTTTTGCCATCCTCATTTCTATATTGGGTCTAGTTTTGTTTGCCCATTTGATTGGAAACATGCAG ACCTATCTGCAATCTCTCACTGTGAGACTAGAGGAGTGGAGGCTCAAGCGACGAGACACTGAGGAGTGGATGAAACATCGCCAACTTCCTCAAGATCTTCGAGAACGTGTCCGACGATTTGTTCAGTACAAGTGGCTTGCAACTCGAGGTGTTGCCGAAGAGTCAATCTTAAGAGCTTTACCTACAGATCTCCGTAGAGATATCCAACGCCACCTATGCTTGGACCTTCTTCTACGT GTACCCTTTTTCTCACAGATGGACAGTCAGCTACTTGATGCCATTTGTGAGCGGTTGGTGTCATCCTTAAGCACTCAGGGCACCTACATTGTTCGTGAAGGAGACCCCGTGACAGAAATGCTTTTTATCATCCGAGGGAGGTTAGAGAGCTCAACTACAAATGGAGGCCGGACAGGTTTCTTCAATTCAATTACTTTGAGCCCTGGTGATTTTTGTGGGGAAGAGCTGCTTGCATGGGCCTTGCTTCCAAAATCTTCTCTTAACTTGCCTTCATCTACAAGAACAGTTAAGGCCCTTGTTGAAGTGGAAGCCTTTGCACTGCGAGCAGAAGATCTCAAATTTGTTGCCAATCAGTTTAGACGTCTCCATAGTAAAAAGCTACAGCACACTTTCCGCTTTTACTCTTACCATTGGAGGACATGGGCTGCCTGCTTCATTCAGGTTGCTTGGCGTCGATACAAGAAGAGGACTCTGGCAAAGAACCTTGGCATGAGAGAGTCATTCTCATATAGTGTTGATGGGCATGTAGCTGATGAAACTGAACAAGATGAGGAGGAGCATCCTGCTGCATCTTCATACGCGGCCTCGCAAGCAAAACAGAACTTGGGTGTCACAATGCTGGCTTCAAGGTTTGCTGCAAACACAAGGAGAGGAGCTCAGAAAGTCAAGGATGTTCAATTGCCTAAATTGCAGAAGCCTGAAGAACCAGACTTCTCAATGGAGCCAGAAGATGAATAG